The window ACAAAGTCTTCGGATGTTTTGTAAGTTAGACAGTTTGGGAATGATCTGAAGAACTCGTTTGAAGGATGGTCTGCACACACCACGAACTTCCCCATGGCCAGTGCTTCTGCTGTCGCTGTGCATAGAACATCGCTGATGCTCGGGTTTATGAACACTTTGTACCTTCATTAAAACGAGAGAGAAACATTAACATAATTTCAAGACTATCTGCGTTTTTTCTGCGTTTTTTCAGAACTTACTTGTGAAGAGCATCGTCCGCATGGTCCCTTCCTTTGAGGAAATTGAGATTCAAATCGAGTTTCTGTGCTGCACGTTGGACCTCGACTGCATCCTCACCGTTTCCGTACACATCTAAATTGAAGCCCCCGAGGTCGCTTTTGTGTTTAGCCATCAGATCTATTAGTTCTCTGTATCCTTTAGCCCACACCATTTTTCCTAAGAAGTATGCGCCTTTTGAGAAAGCTTGTTCCCCACGGGACCTCTCTTCAGCAATTTTCTCCCCAATCATAAGGAACTTGGGATTGACACCATGGACATTGCATATAACTGATTTTGGCAAATCTTGCGTTGCTCCAGAGAGACGAAGAACCTTTCATGAGTGGAGAGAATATGTATATTAGCATTTAAGAGGATTCAAAGCAACAGAACAAGAACTTGAAAAGATAGAGAGTTAGAAAGACCACCTTGTCGCAATATGCTCGTGTGACCCAATTGTTTACATGGTTGACAAAAAATGCTTGAATAGCACCGTGCTTCTCCCTTTTGATGTACTCTAAGTAGTTTGTGTGGACAATTCCAACAACATGGTTGAATTTATCAGTCCACCGCTTGCCGTGGTGATACCAGTTGAGATGTTCAGGCTCTTCAAGAATAGCAATGTCAGCATCTTTTGACGGTATGAATTGAGAAGTGTCACCAGCAGGAAATATGCTGCGCCTTTCTTTCGAAAACTATAAGAAAATCAGAAAAGAAAACACAGTCACAATCAAGTAATAATAGTAAAACATATAGTGTATCCAAAATGATCAACTTACCTTTCCCGGGTAAAACGAGATTTTAAAATCAGCCTTGAAACCAATCCTTTCCTCCAACCATGTACGTATATAACTCTCTTGTTCTTCAGGTGAACTGAAGGTGAGATTGTTTGGGTAAACtagttcttgatcagattcgcAGAGCCAAGGAACCACGAGTGTGACACTCTGTTTTGCAGATTTTGCCAAATAGGCAGCTCGAAACAGGGGATTTACAGCTGTCCCTGTCATCCACGGGAGACTAGCTGTTGTAACTATTGCCACGTGCCTTTTGCTTTCTGGCGTCTCAGGCTTCAAGAAATCAGTCCAAAAACCACCATCGTAATGGTGTCCTGTGCTCTGAAGAACACTGGCTATCCTCATATCCAAATCATCAACATGGTTATCATTTTCAACTAAATCAGATGCTTGTGAAGATGGCAGGCGCCAAAGGTGTTGGCTCTTGCATTTATAAAGGTTTTCTACTACTCGGTCGCACAAATCTGAAAGACAATTCAATCGACCAAAATCAGGGATTGAGTTTCTCATGTAAACACCAAAAACTAGATTAAAACTACAAGAAACCGTGATTTATAACCATTTACAATATCCAGCAAATTTCATGTCTAATAAGCCACCGAAAGGCAGATTTTAATTTGAGTGATCTGTTCTCACACACAATAACACCTAAAACTATTTGAAACTAAAAATGGTCAAGCAACACTAAACAAATCCCCTCCTAATATCAGGGAGAAAagttaagtttttttcttttttaaatcacCGATAGGCTATGGCAGAGAAACTCCAACTATTCACAACTCAGACTCATAcaactaatcaaaaatttaagcAACATGAAGAGATAAATGCAATACATGCTTACCCTTTCTTACACCAATCTGATCAAGGAAAGGTTCGGACTGCCTAACCAAGGAAGCCAAAAGTTCAGGTACATCCAATGGGGGAACATCCTGCACCAAAATTTAACGTCAAACACCCGATGAACACTGAACTAAAATATACGGAGTAACAAGAAAATTCCAGTAGATTAACAAGTTATTTGTAAAAGAAATCAAGAAAACAGACGAGTGTCAATCTCAAACATTAGTGTATGCAATTCCTGTTAAACttagagagagtgagagagttGCTACTTCAAAAACACCAACCTTAGCCTCATCAGTTTCTTTGTAAAGTGATTGCTGCAAATACAACAAAAGAGAAAACACCATTAGAAAAGTTGCTAAAATACCTTAAGAAACTCTAACTAATCATTCCAAAATACAAACTATCATCTCAAAGCTTGAGAGAGCGTGTAAACACGAAGAATCTTACAAAGCTGGCTTTGAGCTTCTCCATAAGCTCACTGTTCTTGAATCCAATCAATAACTCTAACGAGCTCCGTTTCTCAAACTCTTTAAACCTACTCTTCAAAGACCTAATCGGCTTCCAATCTCCAAAACTACCTTCTCCCTCTCCCTCCCTCTCCGCGTAAAACTCCCTAAACCTATCCCTATCCCGCCGTCTCCTCATCTCCAATTCACGCTCATCCAGATCCATCTCAGACACAATCGCCTTCTTAATCGCCGACAAATCCATCCCCAGCTTCGCCTTCGCCGGCCCCCACCTCTCCATCACCTTCCGGCTAATCTCCGGCGCCGAGTAAACCCTGCGGAACTCCGATATCTTCGGCTCAAGCTTCTTCATGATCCCAATCTCATTGCCAAACGCCGACGAAGGAGACGACGACACGACGGGAAACGCAGACATCGCCGAGTTATTCAGGAAATTCTCGATCTCGCGGTCGAACGTCGACGCTAGATTCTTAACGGAGTTTGCTCGTTTCCGCATCAGCTGCAAATCCGCGTCTGCTGAGTCCCTAACCTCCCTCCACCCTTTCGAGAGTAGCGAGAACGCGTTGGTGGAGGATAACATCATCGACAGAGACggcgaggaggaagaagaagaagaaaacgtgATTCCGTTGGCCGTAGACGACGGAGGAGATTGAGATTGAATCTCTTTCGCCATGATTTTAGGGTTTCTCACGACGGTTTCGTGAAGGAGTTAGTTACGATTCGTCgagcgagaagaagaagaagaagagaggaaaaACAATAGGGTGAGGAATGGACGGCTGAGATTCATTTGGAtgagtgtctttttttttaattggttctcttctctctctctatattgTTCTGGAAGAGGAATATACCAAGTCGGACGATGATGACCGCTTGACCCGCGGCTCACGTGGCGCGAGTCCGACTTGTCAATGACGTGGCGTGTATTGAATGGTTTACGAGATTTATCACGATTGGGGATGGGCTCATGACAATGACTTCATAAAAAGTGGACTTATATGGACCCTTGGTTGAAGCCCATTTACGGTTCAAAATATTGGCCGACTAAATGGGTGGTCACGTGGAATTTTGATTGAATAGTATTTTAGAACATTTGttatctccatttttttttagaataacgATTTAATAGTGATTAATTCatcaatttaggaagtattatgaagtttaactgaattaattgacaaaaatttaaaacgatgctcatttactatgaaagagagtttaatatacattaatacaaatatagaatgtgtttagaaattttaaaacaacattaaagatcatatgcttcactATATAAACCATTTactgaaaaattcaatattctCGGACAGGTTaacacagattttgagaaa is drawn from Brassica rapa cultivar Chiifu-401-42 chromosome A05, CAAS_Brap_v3.01, whole genome shotgun sequence and contains these coding sequences:
- the LOC103870321 gene encoding digalactosyldiacylglycerol synthase 1, chloroplastic produces the protein MAKEIQSQSPPSSTANGITFSSSSSSSPSLSMMLSSTNAFSLLSKGWREVRDSADADLQLMRKRANSVKNLASTFDREIENFLNNSAMSAFPVVSSSPSSAFGNEIGIMKKLEPKISEFRRVYSAPEISRKVMERWGPAKAKLGMDLSAIKKAIVSEMDLDERELEMRRRRDRDRFREFYAEREGEGEGSFGDWKPIRSLKSRFKEFEKRSSLELLIGFKNSELMEKLKASFQSLYKETDEAKDVPPLDVPELLASLVRQSEPFLDQIGVRKDLCDRVVENLYKCKSQHLWRLPSSQASDLVENDNHVDDLDMRIASVLQSTGHHYDGGFWTDFLKPETPESKRHVAIVTTASLPWMTGTAVNPLFRAAYLAKSAKQSVTLVVPWLCESDQELVYPNNLTFSSPEEQESYIRTWLEERIGFKADFKISFYPGKFSKERRSIFPAGDTSQFIPSKDADIAILEEPEHLNWYHHGKRWTDKFNHVVGIVHTNYLEYIKREKHGAIQAFFVNHVNNWVTRAYCDKVLRLSGATQDLPKSVICNVHGVNPKFLMIGEKIAEERSRGEQAFSKGAYFLGKMVWAKGYRELIDLMAKHKSDLGGFNLDVYGNGEDAVEVQRAAQKLDLNLNFLKGRDHADDALHKYKVFINPSISDVLCTATAEALAMGKFVVCADHPSNEFFRSFPNCLTYKTSEDFVNKVKEAMSKEPLPLTPEQMYNLSWEAATQRFMEYSDLDKILNDEDGGKRMRKSRSVPSFNEVIDGGLAFTHYVLTGNDFLRLCSGATPKTKDYDMQHCKDLKLVPPQAHKPVYGW